TCGATCTGATTATATTGGTTGAAACTTGGCTATATGATGTTTTTAGAATGACTTTACTACTTACATTTTATATGACTTTATAAGGTTTGCTTCTCAGTTGAATGCAGTTTagttgtttgataaaattcctCTTTCAAAATATGCACAATACGCGTCTAATATGAGTGTGTatattgtgtttgtttctatGCTTTTAACCATGCATCATTGTTTGTAGTGTGAAACCCAATTGAAATTTTCACCATTTCAATCAGCCTTTTTtgttcataataaaaataaaagatagtctgaagaattacataaaaattattactttttgtttaATAAGTTGTGGTATTTTATTAATGGAAACGATTAATATATGCTCAAGATAATGAGCATGAGCACATCATAACATTAAAAATTTCTGCTTAAAAAAATGGCTTCTTTCATCTTTATTCTGCAATGTTTTATATTCTACAATGTTCTGTCGATCAAATTGGCTGCAACCTAATAATCCTAAGTAAGTGACTTTATCTACCCATTTAGTAAGCCATTCTTTTTCACATCTTTGCTAAAACTTCTATTTTGCAGAGTGCTTTGATATGCTTATCTAAGCAACATTTTGTGCTAACCTTATATGAATTTTCTAATATGTGTTGGTGTCGTTGGATTTGATTATATTGGTTGAAACTTGGCTATATGATGTTTCCAAAATGACtttactatttaaattttatatgttaATTATACTTAATTTATTGTTAAGTTGGTgctaaattttattcaaaatcatattttgagaggtagtttttggtttttttatttttttatttttttattattccaaTCTTCTGTTAAATTTGATTGAAATAGTAAGCTTATAATTTAATCACCATTatgatttcaaatttaatttttcctgCTACCAGTTTGATAGTTATCGTCATTAAAAGTGTcaaagtttataattttattacaaattttgtagtttttttattGTGATTATCATGTTTAGTTTCTACAGAAATATAATAATGATGATTGTGCAAGGcttatttcatttattattttaatttatgaaggGATCTAAGAATATATTCTGCTCTCAAAATGGTTTTTTACCCCAATTGTTTTAGGGGTTCTAtatactttgaagtttgaagtttctaagtatgtttttagttttcgaTATTAATTTCTGCGGTCTATGTCAAATTTATGTTTCATCcgcccctctctctctttttgtatcattgtgttattattattgtggggcccaataatttgtgaccctggcccattttaacattggggcccaaggcccaagccgaggagggatatagccgaggacgtataataaaagtccaagtactcttgagacatagccgaggatgattctgtcctcggcattccCAAGGTCctcctgaaagaaagggcaagaacggtATAGAAACAATTTTcggaaaaacctaaaatatctatgttaaTAGAGAAAGGACCGCTGGATAGTATggcgaccaaggacaaagggaaagctgccattactgccattgaatactctgcacctgacagaaccatgctcttcagcttttacaaccacccccaaccactttgggtatgggctgatgggacaagtatcagtcctggaaagtcgaacctATACGTGGAAGTTAGATAAGGGATAcaagctaatataaaaggggaagTAAGCAATCCGAGCAaagggctgggaaaaaaggccaagaaccagagcctcccagaccgtatcgaggagaaagactcctcgaagCAAGCATGGCTTACTTTTGTATGAACACCATGGTTAACCACCGAccagtgaccaaggcctagcctttcaaacccacgctctacaaatgatattgattgggcctttttacgtgcgaacccaatactaTTTTGGGGTCGTCATGAACCGAGttcttacaattattattattattattattattttataatgacTTCTGTGTGGTCAGTCAAAAGAAGTGggaatgtaatttatatatataattataagttatttttGGTAGTATTGTTGGGATTCGACCATCTTTATATAGCTGTTGGGtatgattttctttaaaaagattCTATTGATCATTGATGGAATGCAGTGGCTAAAGTGAGACTTTGAATTAGAATCTCAAATGGATTAATTTGTTGGCTATCTCTGTGCTAAGAAAACAACATACactgctgaattttttttattttttatttttattaattttttttttttttcaattggtcACTATTAGTTTCATTATATATAGGCGTCAATGTTGGCTGGCACAATGACAAAACAATTGACCATAGATGAAAGGTGCTATAATAATACTTGTGGGTGGCTAGCACAATGATAGATATGCCACAAAGTGTTCCTACAAGAAATGTGCAAATGAATAAACACCTACTCTTCTAAGTTTATGAAAATTATTCTGAAGGAAAAATGTCAACAAAAACTTATTTCTTTCAGTAGGTCACTTatgtactttcaacaaaaacaattgTCAACAACTTGCTTTAAATTGTCTAGTGTATCGCACGAGTTAACAACTAGTTATATATAAAGAGATAGAAGTACAAGAGGtgaaaatggtgaattaaaATACAAAGAGGTTTGTGGTATGTGTGAGGGaagaaaagtcttgaaacattaaacaaaagaatacaaagaatatttattttttaattagaaaagtcttgaaaccttgaaccaaataaaagaaaaaaaaaaagtctatatttaatttgttcttatcttgagaatatttcaattcttttcacATAGAATGCGCCGCTTAGCAAAACCTCATACTTTCCtacatgaggtctctgcttttatatatatattgattgatattatttaaCGACTCAACTACAACTAGGCCttaatctcaaattttgaatttgattatcaTTCCTTAACAAACTAATTAGGAACAGTCACAAGTATTATTTTTccactatttaatttttaggggaCTCCCCAACATGTATTTGCAATGTATCCATTCATAATAACTTAATTTTACGATGGTTACCTATCACAAACCTCCTTTTTTTTGCTTGGGACCGATtgtgaacaaaatatataatactaAGAATAGACATGGGTGGAGTTTAACTTTGTGTACAACAAGTAGGAAGAGGTCCCAACTCCCAAGTTAGGACGAAAATGTTGTGGTctatgtttttcaatttttctccaTATTTCTCCAGAACAAGGAATACATATATGCTCATAGTGATGACCAAACGTGACTACTATCAACGCTTGCATTCTCATAAGATTCACTTGTACTATACTACTTTTGGAATAAAATATCATGCTGAATTTACATAATCATAAATTATATAGAGAAACAAGTAAAGACAAACACACCATGCATAATCTATGCAATGTCTAAATAGTTTAAAACCTCTCAGACAAGATAATTTTACTTCATCAATATGTTGCAGAGTGCCTTCGTTGCCTACTCCGTGATGAAAGTGGCCTCCTGCCTATGTTTGAAAGTCTTAAATCAAATTGCTTTGCGAAATCTTTGTGATTTGTGCTTTCTAAACTAGATTCTCCTTCTATAGTAGATGCTTTGTGATACGTTTGAAATTTCTGCTCATTAGACTTTCTGTCATGTGTGTCCTGATTCTTTGTATTCCTATCACTAAACTTCACAAAACCTCTCTCTTTCCCCAACATCTCATTTCGGCTCAGTATTTGTGTAGTCTTCTTCCTCCCACTCATGTTGTCACCAATTGGGCTCAAACTTGATGCAGAGAATTCCTTATCTACTTCAGCTTTCCTGCTTCTCTCTCCAGTTTCTTTGACATGACTACCATAATTGTTATCTGCCATTTTTTCAGCAGCTAATTTAGAGCCCAAGTTTTCAATATCCTGCATTTTTTCATAATTGAATTCATTGTTTATGTGCTTCTTGCCCTCCAAAGCGGCATTTCTATAACTTTGAGGGTCAGATTTTGAAGATCCATCACCAGGAGCTTTATACTGAGGTTGTGATAGTTCCACAGCAGCTCTTGCAGCTGCTGCTGCTTGACTTGCCAATATGAAAGCTGCTTCAGCTGCTGCTGCAGCACCAAAATCTCTGTATTTCTTCCTTGCTTCCATAGTTTTAGAGAAGTTTGAATCCTGTTTTAGCTCATCAGGCAAATCATCAATGACTGCTTGTAGTTGAGGATTATTTAGATTAGCTGATTTGTTAGGCTCAGGTTGCTTCTGCTTCTGGTTCACATCCGGTTTCTCTTCCTATATCACATATGGACGGTCCCAAATTAGagatcagatttttttttttcaaaagaataagtactattaataatattacttGCTTACTTCAGTTACCAAAGATGATTCTCTCTTAAGATGCATAGCGATTTCATTTGTGGGAGCAATTTCTTTCAGCATTTTGAGTTTGCTGTCCAAGCTTAGCCTTCGGGTTGAAAGTTTTTTTACAATCTAGAAAGACCAAAAGCAGCATTATTTTGGGCTTAGAtgttaaaagataaataaatttgtgaCCTGGAAAAGTTCAAGTATTCAACTCTACCTTAGGATTTACTCCACAGTTAGTGCATAATTCAACAGCACGTGTGGTGAATTCCTTCCCAAATCTTGATGTGAACATGCTTCTGATCTTTTGCAGTTCTGGCAATTCTCCACATCTTGAGGCTGCGTAGACCAAGCTTGATATTGCCTCCTTGAGCTCATTAGGACATTCTCTAAACAATATGCACATAAATGAGTGACTGATGTTACCAAAGTAAGAAGAAAATAGTGCTTTTGGGGTACATCCATAAAGTCTAAACAACATGGACTAAGAATAtgataacaaaagaaaaagttgttcTTTAGCAATATAATTGGTATGGAACTAATGAAATTTAACTTGAAGAGAATGCAAGATATGAAACTAACTTATTGTTTTGAATTAGTACAACCCTCTCCACCAAGAGATGGAAGTAGTTTTCTATCATAGCATATGCATCCAACATGTTTTGCTCCTTGATGACAACCTCAACCTgttaaaaatccaacaaaaaatttagaaagaatacagaagagagaaagagagctgcaaaaaataaaatcaatgatGGAAATTACACGAAGGAGAGCACGTTCTTGGTGACCAAGGTTGAGGAGCTTAATGACATCAGAGCGGGCTTGGCCACAGCGGACATGGTGCTGCTTCTCAAGTGCAGCAATTCTTGAGACAGCAAGATTAACCAGGTTGCTGAACTTTGACTTCTTGAAGCTAATTTTTCCAAGGAAAGCATCTAATTTCTTACCCATGTTTGCTTTCTgattcttgtttgtttgtttgaagtCTGAAAACAACTCAAAAACAATCTCCCTAGAGGTTGTGCTAGCAAAGCAAGCAGATTCaagcttacaaaatttcaattggATTGTTTTATGTTCAGAGACTTCTATAAGAATTGAAACACACTATACCTATTAGTCTACGAGGACAAGAGTGCAGTAATGACTGATATATGGAAAACGACCTCACAACCTATAATCAGAGTTTTCTTTGTATATAAGCATGGCCTTACATTACATGGCTATAATTTTGACAGTTATCATAT
This DNA window, taken from Quercus robur chromosome 2, dhQueRobu3.1, whole genome shotgun sequence, encodes the following:
- the LOC126706659 gene encoding uncharacterized protein LOC126706659, whose amino-acid sequence is MGKKLDAFLGKISFKKSKFSNLVNLAVSRIAALEKQHHVRCGQARSDVIKLLNLGHQERALLRVEVVIKEQNMLDAYAMIENYFHLLVERVVLIQNNKECPNELKEAISSLVYAASRCGELPELQKIRSMFTSRFGKEFTTRAVELCTNCGVNPKIVKKLSTRRLSLDSKLKMLKEIAPTNEIAMHLKRESSLVTEEEKPDVNQKQKQPEPNKSANLNNPQLQAVIDDLPDELKQDSNFSKTMEARKKYRDFGAAAAAEAAFILASQAAAAARAAVELSQPQYKAPGDGSSKSDPQSYRNAALEGKKHINNEFNYEKMQDIENLGSKLAAEKMADNNYGSHVKETGERSRKAEVDKEFSASSLSPIGDNMSGRKKTTQILSRNEMLGKERGFVKFSDRNTKNQDTHDRKSNEQKFQTYHKASTIEGESSLESTNHKDFAKQFDLRLSNIGRRPLSSRSRQRRHSATY